In Nitrobacteraceae bacterium AZCC 1564, the following proteins share a genomic window:
- a CDS encoding putative membrane protein YccC (product_source=COG1289; cog=COG1289; pfam=PF04632; transmembrane_helix_parts=Outside_1_14,TMhelix_15_37,Inside_38_61,TMhelix_62_84,Outside_85_88,TMhelix_89_107,Inside_108_113,TMhelix_114_133,Outside_134_147,TMhelix_148_170,Inside_171_369,TMhelix_370_392,Outside_393_422,TMhelix_423_445,Inside_446_457,TMhelix_458_480,Outside_481_502,TMhelix_503_525,Inside_526_689) produces MMSVRPPFLVRHADIIFSLKTFAAAVMALLIALWADLPKPYWAFATVYIASQPLAGATRSKALFRCMGTLIGAAATVVLVPNFVNAPELLSLAIALWVGLCLYLSLLDRTPRSYVFMLAGYTAALIGFPSVSDPGSIFDVAVARSEEIILGIVCASLVSTIVLPNSVGAALSSRVDSWLRKAQQLSQSVLAGQDSEKDAERTTREQRLQLAADAVEIDTLSDQLAYDPTVDSAVVRCMRALRLRMLMLLPLLASIGDRIEALGTDVRTTHPQLMTLMDDLARWLGASDREPPDQLHAAIAAQQPALNTNSSWDEIIIANLLLRLRELVDISHDCRVLNQAIANGRAPNEELAFRPEGGAAAVRHIDHGMALWSAAGAVLAISICCAFWIASGWVDGASAPMMAAVACSFFATQDDPAVGIRGFAKWSAVAIVVAAIYLFAILPGITKVEMLILALAPPFLLFGVLAARPPTLLIGMLLAVNTASVMALQSTYDADFASFANSSIAFLVGTSIATVTILLARSVGAEWSIRRLMRQSWTAVALAAEQRGNRDRAAFAGLMINRMGLLAPRLAALPDSGMYTDDGLRELRVGLNIVDLRRARHGLPPQALHAMDAMLDELARDFRKYDGGDMPPELLARIDRALAEVMADARDDVRDDALMGLVGIRRGLFPAALPYQPGAPDQAARSVAA; encoded by the coding sequence ATGATGTCCGTTCGTCCACCATTTCTGGTTCGTCACGCTGACATCATCTTCTCGCTGAAGACCTTCGCGGCTGCCGTCATGGCGCTGCTGATCGCGCTGTGGGCGGATCTGCCGAAGCCTTATTGGGCGTTTGCAACCGTATATATCGCTTCGCAGCCGCTGGCCGGCGCGACGCGCTCGAAGGCACTTTTCCGTTGCATGGGCACGTTGATCGGCGCGGCTGCTACCGTGGTGCTGGTGCCCAATTTCGTCAACGCGCCGGAATTGCTGAGCCTTGCCATTGCGCTGTGGGTCGGGCTTTGCCTCTATCTTTCGCTGCTCGATCGCACACCGCGCAGCTACGTCTTCATGCTGGCGGGCTACACCGCCGCACTGATCGGCTTTCCTTCAGTGTCGGACCCGGGCTCGATTTTCGATGTCGCGGTGGCGCGCAGCGAGGAGATCATTCTCGGCATCGTTTGCGCCAGCCTCGTCTCCACCATCGTGCTGCCGAACAGCGTCGGCGCAGCCCTCTCATCCCGGGTCGACAGCTGGCTCAGGAAAGCTCAACAACTCAGCCAGAGCGTGCTCGCCGGCCAAGACTCCGAGAAAGACGCCGAGCGGACAACACGCGAACAGCGGCTGCAACTTGCCGCCGACGCCGTCGAGATCGACACGCTGTCGGATCAGCTTGCCTACGACCCGACCGTCGATTCCGCCGTCGTGCGCTGCATGCGCGCGCTGCGGCTGCGCATGCTCATGCTGCTGCCGCTGCTCGCCTCGATCGGCGACCGCATTGAGGCACTCGGCACTGACGTTCGAACGACCCACCCGCAATTGATGACCCTTATGGATGATCTCGCCCGCTGGCTCGGCGCCAGCGACCGCGAGCCGCCCGACCAACTGCACGCTGCCATTGCCGCTCAGCAACCGGCGCTGAATACCAACTCATCGTGGGACGAAATCATCATTGCGAACCTGCTCCTCAGATTGCGTGAGCTGGTAGACATTTCCCACGATTGCAGAGTTCTCAATCAGGCGATCGCGAATGGCCGCGCTCCCAATGAGGAGCTGGCGTTTCGTCCCGAAGGCGGCGCTGCCGCGGTAAGACACATCGACCACGGCATGGCGCTGTGGTCAGCCGCAGGCGCCGTGCTGGCCATTTCCATATGCTGCGCGTTCTGGATCGCGAGCGGCTGGGTCGACGGTGCCTCCGCACCGATGATGGCGGCGGTGGCATGTTCGTTCTTCGCCACACAAGATGACCCCGCCGTCGGCATCCGTGGTTTTGCCAAATGGTCGGCGGTCGCCATCGTCGTTGCCGCGATTTATCTGTTCGCCATCCTGCCCGGTATTACCAAGGTCGAGATGCTGATCCTGGCGCTCGCGCCGCCGTTCCTGCTGTTCGGCGTTCTGGCTGCACGCCCGCCGACACTCTTGATCGGGATGCTGCTAGCCGTGAACACCGCAAGCGTGATGGCGCTGCAATCGACCTATGACGCCGATTTCGCGAGCTTTGCAAATTCAAGCATCGCCTTCCTCGTCGGAACTTCCATCGCGACCGTCACCATCCTGCTGGCGCGTTCAGTCGGCGCGGAATGGAGCATCCGCCGATTGATGCGCCAGAGCTGGACAGCGGTGGCGCTCGCCGCCGAACAGCGCGGCAACCGCGACCGCGCCGCCTTTGCCGGGCTGATGATCAACCGCATGGGGTTGTTGGCGCCACGGCTTGCAGCGTTGCCTGACAGCGGGATGTACACCGACGATGGATTGCGCGAACTGCGCGTCGGCCTCAACATCGTGGACCTGCGCCGCGCCCGCCACGGTCTGCCGCCACAGGCGTTGCACGCGATGGATGCGATGCTCGACGAACTGGCGCGAGACTTCCGAAAGTATGACGGCGGCGACATGCCGCCCGAGTTGCTGGCGCGGATCGACCGTGCGCTTGCCGAGGTAATGGCCGATGCACGTGACGACGTGCGCGACGATGCGCTGATGGGCCTCGTCGGCATTCGCCGCGGCCTGTTTCCAGCGGCCTTGCCCTATCAGCCGGGCGCACCGGA
- a CDS encoding hypothetical protein (product_source=Hypo-rule applied; smart=SM00499; superfamily=57783), whose product MPAYSQHYQHHASHAPMMVCPSCNRLPMQIRNVEPHWNVAKLDVIFECPECCTEVRETVTKQ is encoded by the coding sequence ATGCCAGCATACAGTCAGCATTACCAGCATCACGCAAGCCATGCGCCGATGATGGTGTGTCCAAGCTGCAACCGCCTGCCGATGCAGATCAGGAACGTCGAGCCACACTGGAACGTCGCGAAGCTCGACGTGATCTTCGAGTGCCCGGAGTGTTGTACCGAAGTGCGCGAGACTGTGACAAAACAATAA
- a CDS encoding imidazolonepropionase-like amidohydrolase (product_source=COG1228; cath_funfam=2.30.40.10,3.20.20.140; cog=COG1228; pfam=PF01979; superfamily=51338,51556), with protein sequence MVSMLPRRPGSAGITAALIFFALVVAVRVAQAQQASPQIQQAGAAVTLFNNVRVFDGTGTALSEPTNVLVRGNLIEKISNSPIPTERSATTTIIDGGGRTLMPGLIDAHWHAMLIRLNPAQAIVGDVGFSNLAAGAEATDTLMRGFTTVRDVGGPVFGLKQAIDAGVIKGPRIYPSGAMITVTSGHGDFRQMSDLPRKLGTLTRMEQIGGSMVADSPDEVRVRVREQLMQGASQIKLTAGGGVSSPHSPLDVTTFTEAELRAAVEAASNWGTYVTTHAFTPEAIRRSVAAGVKCIEHGFLMDEASAKLLAEKDIWLSLQPIAEEMVNNFPEGSVQRVKAGVVFQGIDRTYQFAKKYKLKTAFGTDILFSPALAQRQGELLAMLVKWYTPAEVLAMATGANAQLLAMSGERNPYPGKLGVVQEGALADLLLVDGNPLENIKLIADPAKAFKVIMKDGTIYKNTLTQ encoded by the coding sequence ATGGTGTCCATGCTTCCCCGCCGGCCCGGTTCGGCGGGCATTACTGCTGCGCTGATTTTTTTCGCACTCGTTGTTGCAGTGCGTGTGGCGCAAGCCCAGCAAGCTTCTCCGCAAATTCAGCAGGCTGGCGCGGCAGTTACGCTGTTCAACAATGTCAGGGTGTTCGACGGCACGGGCACGGCATTATCCGAACCAACCAACGTGCTGGTGCGCGGCAACCTGATCGAGAAAATTTCAAATTCGCCGATCCCGACGGAGCGCAGCGCGACCACGACGATCATCGACGGCGGCGGGCGCACGCTGATGCCGGGGCTGATCGACGCGCACTGGCACGCGATGTTGATCAGGCTCAATCCGGCGCAGGCAATCGTTGGCGATGTCGGATTCAGCAATCTGGCGGCGGGCGCGGAAGCCACCGACACCTTGATGCGTGGTTTCACCACCGTGCGTGATGTGGGCGGGCCGGTGTTCGGTCTCAAGCAAGCCATCGATGCGGGCGTCATCAAAGGCCCGCGCATCTATCCGTCCGGCGCGATGATCACCGTCACCAGCGGCCACGGCGATTTCCGCCAGATGTCCGATCTGCCGCGCAAACTCGGCACGCTGACCCGCATGGAGCAGATCGGCGGCAGCATGGTTGCGGACAGCCCGGATGAAGTGCGCGTGCGCGTGCGCGAACAACTCATGCAAGGCGCCTCGCAGATCAAGCTGACGGCAGGAGGCGGTGTGTCATCACCGCACAGTCCGCTCGACGTCACCACTTTCACCGAGGCTGAACTGCGCGCCGCGGTGGAAGCCGCCAGTAACTGGGGGACTTACGTCACAACACACGCGTTTACGCCGGAGGCGATCCGGCGGTCGGTGGCCGCGGGCGTGAAGTGCATCGAGCACGGCTTTCTGATGGATGAGGCAAGTGCGAAGCTTCTCGCGGAGAAAGACATCTGGCTCAGCCTGCAGCCGATCGCCGAGGAAATGGTGAACAACTTCCCTGAGGGCTCGGTTCAGCGCGTCAAGGCGGGCGTAGTGTTCCAAGGTATCGACAGGACGTATCAATTCGCGAAGAAGTACAAGCTGAAGACCGCGTTCGGCACCGACATCCTGTTTTCACCGGCGCTGGCGCAGCGGCAGGGCGAACTGCTCGCCATGCTGGTGAAATGGTACACGCCAGCCGAGGTGCTCGCCATGGCCACCGGCGCCAACGCGCAATTGCTGGCGATGTCGGGCGAGCGCAATCCCTATCCCGGCAAGCTCGGCGTGGTGCAGGAGGGGGCGCTGGCGGACCTGTTGCTGGTGGACGGCAATCCGCTGGAGAACATCAAGCTGATTGCCGACCCCGCCAAGGCCTTCAAGGTCATCATGAAGGACGGCACGATCTACAAGAACACGCTGACGCAGTGA
- a CDS encoding pimeloyl-ACP methyl ester carboxylesterase (product_source=COG0596; cath_funfam=3.40.50.1820; cleavage_site_network=SignalP-noTM; cog=COG0596; pfam=PF03583; superfamily=53474; transmembrane_helix_parts=Inside_1_11,TMhelix_12_29,Outside_30_412) → MWTVFRHRSIQFAVTLLVAGCVIASSAASQERISRDMRAAITVRAPDAFYDPPMERPGKPGELLRSEPLKDVTLPQALRGWRILYTTTIDDQTPATAVATVFAPMNMPAGLRPVIMWEHGTTGLLQKCMPSLMSAPAMGIPALDHAARAGWVIVATDYAFAEKGGPHPYMIGEGEARSGLDSVRAARQMQELNLDARTVVWGHSQGGHAALWTGIVGPRYAPDVEIAGIAAIAPPGNMIELLRMNLPVDKRLGPYLAAAYSRFYPDIMFDDAILPDARAAAREMAGLCGVLPLDDPQRIAALAGTFDGRALAIRINAALDARLAQNTAKDPIAAPLVIAQGLSDVVVLPDATKTYVDQRCMAGQRLDYWTFMGMDHGTIVEPGSPLEAPLIAWTIARFADDTQLPGCERKAF, encoded by the coding sequence ATGTGGACTGTCTTTCGGCATCGGTCGATTCAATTCGCTGTCACACTTCTTGTTGCGGGCTGCGTGATTGCGTCATCCGCCGCGTCGCAAGAGAGGATATCGCGCGACATGCGGGCGGCGATCACGGTCCGCGCGCCCGATGCGTTCTACGATCCGCCAATGGAACGCCCCGGCAAGCCGGGTGAACTGCTGCGCAGCGAGCCGCTGAAAGACGTGACCTTGCCGCAGGCCTTGCGCGGCTGGCGCATTCTCTACACGACGACGATTGACGACCAGACGCCCGCAACCGCTGTGGCGACCGTGTTCGCGCCGATGAATATGCCGGCTGGTCTGCGTCCTGTGATCATGTGGGAGCACGGCACGACGGGCTTGCTGCAAAAGTGCATGCCGTCGCTGATGTCAGCGCCAGCGATGGGCATTCCCGCGCTCGATCATGCCGCGCGCGCCGGATGGGTGATCGTCGCGACCGACTATGCATTCGCGGAAAAGGGCGGTCCGCATCCTTACATGATCGGTGAAGGCGAAGCGCGTTCGGGGCTCGACTCCGTTCGCGCGGCGCGGCAGATGCAAGAACTTAACTTAGATGCGCGCACGGTGGTGTGGGGCCACTCGCAAGGCGGGCATGCGGCGCTGTGGACCGGCATTGTCGGCCCGCGTTACGCGCCCGATGTGGAGATCGCAGGCATTGCTGCCATCGCGCCACCGGGCAACATGATCGAGCTGTTGAGGATGAACCTGCCGGTCGACAAGCGGCTCGGGCCTTATCTGGCGGCGGCCTACAGCCGCTTCTATCCGGACATCATGTTTGATGACGCGATACTCCCCGACGCGCGTGCGGCGGCGCGGGAGATGGCCGGCCTTTGCGGCGTCCTGCCGCTGGATGACCCGCAGCGGATCGCGGCGCTTGCCGGAACATTCGACGGTCGCGCGCTGGCCATCAGGATCAATGCGGCGCTGGACGCACGGCTGGCGCAGAATACCGCAAAAGATCCGATCGCCGCGCCGCTCGTGATCGCGCAAGGCCTGTCGGATGTGGTGGTGCTGCCGGATGCGACGAAGACTTATGTCGATCAGCGCTGCATGGCCGGACAGCGGCTCGACTACTGGACGTTCATGGGCATGGATCACGGCACGATCGTCGAGCCCGGCTCGCCGCTGGAAGCGCCGCTGATTGCATGGACCATTGCGCGCTTTGCCGACGATACGCAGCTTCCGGGTTGCGAGCGCAAGGCGTTTTAA
- a CDS encoding uncharacterized protein with GYD domain (product_source=COG4274; cog=COG4274; pfam=PF08734) produces the protein MTIYISQGRYTSAAIRGMSAKPEDRSEAVAELFAAAGGRLIGWYLTLGHYDWLIIAEAPDEPSMISAVLAASAGGSLTDITTTVALNASDTTKAFQRAGELTRKFRSAGRADYYGVGIAPGEA, from the coding sequence ATGACGATCTATATCTCGCAAGGCCGTTACACGTCCGCCGCCATCCGCGGCATGTCCGCGAAGCCTGAAGACCGCTCGGAAGCGGTCGCGGAATTATTCGCCGCCGCCGGTGGCCGGCTGATCGGCTGGTATCTCACTCTGGGGCATTACGACTGGTTGATCATCGCCGAAGCGCCGGACGAACCGTCGATGATTTCCGCAGTGCTCGCGGCGTCCGCCGGTGGAAGCCTCACGGACATCACCACCACCGTGGCGCTCAACGCCAGCGATACGACGAAAGCGTTCCAGCGCGCCGGTGAACTGACGCGAAAATTCAGGTCGGCCGGCCGCGCCGATTATTATGGCGTCGGCATCGCCCCCGGCGAAGCGTAA
- a CDS encoding MFS superfamily sulfate permease-like transporter (product_source=COG0659; cog=COG0659; pfam=PF00916; transmembrane_helix_parts=Inside_1_19,TMhelix_20_42,Outside_43_54): MKVLQTVRREWLTNVPTEILSGILVALALIPEAIGFAIVAGVDPKVGLTTPMSK; the protein is encoded by the coding sequence ATGAAAGTCCTGCAAACCGTCCGCCGGGAGTGGCTGACGAACGTTCCCACCGAAATCCTCTCAGGCATTCTTGTCGCCCTGGCGCTCATTCCGGAAGCCATCGGCTTTGCCATCGTCGCAGGTGTTGATCCGAAGGTTGGCCTCACGACGCCCATGTCGAAGTGA
- a CDS encoding UDP-N-acetylenolpyruvoylglucosamine reductase (product_source=COG0812; cath_funfam=3.30.465.10; cog=COG0812; pfam=PF01565,PF08031; superfamily=56176) produces the protein MNVFDAAVLSHAETAALMKRVAGPVLMPDDADFQTECATFNLMTPLHPAVAVGAINPADVQAAVRFAAGRELPIAVLATGHQMVCAAKGAVLINMSRMNAVQIDPTRNLARVKGGVRWSQVLNEADKYGLAPVSGTSPTVGVIGYHLGGGASPILGRTHGYASDHIQAIEIVTADGELRQVTASSEPDLFWALRGGKSNFGVVTALEFTLFPIRRFYGGGLFFAGEHAGQVLHCWREWVVNLPTEMSSSIAFLRLPPRPEMPELLRARFVMHVRFSSLRSREEADGVLAPMRAIAPALRDTIAEMPYRDMGSIFMEPPTPVPWVGRSAMLRSFPRQAADALLAVLGPDARTDLRFVELRLLGGALERAPAVPDAVPARCARWSLYGVGGGHPDSAPVFEKQLIALTNAVALWAQQEAMPNLLGEQQGATPQELRAIYGAERYDRLMAIKKRYDPLNLFRVNHNIAPA, from the coding sequence ATGAACGTGTTCGATGCGGCTGTGCTGAGTCACGCCGAAACTGCCGCTCTCATGAAACGTGTCGCCGGTCCGGTCCTGATGCCCGACGACGCCGACTTCCAAACCGAATGCGCCACCTTCAATTTGATGACTCCCTTACATCCGGCCGTTGCCGTCGGCGCGATCAACCCGGCGGACGTGCAGGCCGCGGTGCGCTTCGCGGCCGGACGTGAGTTGCCGATCGCAGTGCTCGCGACGGGACATCAGATGGTGTGCGCCGCCAAAGGTGCGGTGCTGATCAACATGTCGCGGATGAACGCGGTGCAGATCGATCCCACACGAAACCTTGCGCGCGTCAAAGGCGGCGTCCGCTGGAGCCAAGTTCTCAACGAAGCTGACAAATACGGGCTCGCGCCGGTCAGTGGCACCTCGCCGACCGTGGGCGTGATCGGCTATCACCTCGGCGGCGGAGCAAGCCCCATTCTTGGCCGCACCCATGGTTATGCCTCCGATCACATCCAGGCGATCGAGATCGTGACTGCCGACGGCGAGTTGCGCCAAGTCACGGCGTCCTCGGAGCCGGATCTGTTCTGGGCGCTGCGCGGCGGCAAGAGCAATTTCGGCGTGGTCACCGCGCTCGAGTTCACGCTGTTTCCGATCAGGCGCTTCTACGGCGGCGGTCTGTTCTTTGCCGGCGAACACGCGGGACAAGTGCTGCACTGCTGGCGGGAATGGGTGGTCAACCTGCCGACGGAGATGAGTTCGTCCATCGCCTTTCTGCGCCTGCCGCCGCGTCCCGAGATGCCGGAGTTGTTGAGAGCACGGTTCGTCATGCACGTGCGTTTTTCCTCGCTGCGTTCGCGCGAGGAAGCGGACGGCGTTCTCGCTCCGATGCGCGCAATCGCACCGGCGTTGCGCGACACCATCGCAGAGATGCCATACCGCGACATGGGCTCGATATTCATGGAGCCACCTACGCCTGTGCCGTGGGTCGGGCGTTCGGCGATGCTGCGCTCCTTTCCGCGTCAGGCCGCCGATGCCCTGCTCGCTGTGCTCGGTCCCGACGCACGCACCGACCTTCGCTTCGTCGAACTACGGCTCCTCGGCGGCGCGCTGGAACGTGCACCCGCTGTGCCGGACGCCGTCCCCGCGCGATGCGCGCGCTGGTCACTGTACGGCGTCGGTGGCGGCCATCCTGATTCCGCTCCGGTCTTCGAAAAGCAACTCATTGCTCTGACCAACGCGGTGGCACTATGGGCACAGCAAGAGGCGATGCCGAACCTGCTCGGCGAACAGCAAGGCGCCACGCCGCAAGAGCTGCGCGCGATCTACGGTGCGGAGCGCTACGACCGGCTCATGGCAATCAAGAAACGGTACGATCCACTCAATCTATTCCGTGTGAACCATAACATCGCGCCCGCATGA
- a CDS encoding hypothetical protein (product_source=Hypo-rule applied; transmembrane_helix_parts=Inside_1_6,TMhelix_7_26,Outside_27_145): MPVFRYFLYVGAALIAMFFVIDAYAPKPEAPMQANAPGFDHTTIRITSNRVAEDPIIYDTSQPTIVPPPTQLAETKPVERTDASATKDARVEAMAQIDTSPKPAASKSKPKPRKIARHEYPRQRYAQRQTAWAQPSFFPNFFGSW, translated from the coding sequence ATGCCTGTCTTCCGTTACTTTCTTTACGTCGGAGCGGCGCTGATCGCGATGTTCTTCGTGATCGATGCCTATGCTCCGAAACCAGAAGCCCCAATGCAGGCGAACGCACCGGGATTCGATCACACCACCATCCGCATCACGTCGAACCGGGTCGCGGAAGACCCGATCATTTACGACACCAGCCAGCCCACCATCGTGCCGCCGCCAACTCAACTCGCCGAGACCAAGCCGGTTGAGAGGACTGATGCGAGCGCCACGAAGGATGCACGCGTCGAGGCGATGGCTCAGATTGACACATCGCCGAAGCCCGCCGCCTCAAAGTCTAAGCCAAAGCCGCGCAAGATCGCGCGCCACGAATATCCGCGGCAACGGTACGCGCAGCGCCAGACGGCGTGGGCGCAACCGTCGTTCTTCCCCAACTTCTTCGGCAGCTGGTGA
- a CDS encoding hypothetical protein (product_source=Hypo-rule applied; superfamily=48613), with protein MFGPFRLHSELGGAVIVNPSEAAMFIQRLNPVDKGKPHWRLAMSMIETAACSEEQEQRAASAFAKALRTEMWLED; from the coding sequence ATGTTTGGACCTTTCAGATTGCACTCCGAACTCGGGGGAGCGGTGATTGTGAATCCGAGCGAGGCCGCGATGTTCATTCAGCGGCTGAACCCGGTCGACAAAGGCAAGCCGCATTGGCGGCTCGCCATGAGCATGATCGAGACGGCGGCGTGTTCAGAGGAGCAGGAGCAGAGGGCCGCAAGCGCCTTCGCGAAAGCACTCAGAACCGAGATGTGGCTCGAGGATTGA
- a CDS encoding MarR family transcriptional regulator for hemolysin (product_source=KO:K06075; cath_funfam=1.10.10.10; cog=COG1846; ko=KO:K06075; pfam=PF12802; smart=SM00347; superfamily=46785): MAPPQSNVQSELGLLVLRLARIWRRKADQALAEHGMSEATAHPLRILSRIGKRVRQGELAEEIGIEGPSLVRIIDLLAAEGLVERQEDPSDRRAKMLQITPRGEAKVDEIQKVLRKVRTELYRGISVDELAITFDVLRRIEDTALRSLEMAEAMDV; the protein is encoded by the coding sequence ATGGCTCCCCCACAATCCAATGTCCAGTCGGAACTCGGCCTCCTGGTCCTGCGGCTGGCGCGTATCTGGCGCCGCAAGGCCGACCAGGCGCTGGCAGAACACGGCATGTCGGAAGCGACCGCGCATCCGCTCCGTATCCTGTCGCGCATCGGTAAGCGGGTCCGCCAGGGCGAGCTGGCCGAAGAAATTGGCATTGAAGGACCCTCTCTCGTCCGCATAATCGACCTGCTCGCCGCCGAAGGACTGGTGGAGCGTCAGGAAGATCCCTCGGATCGTCGCGCCAAGATGCTTCAGATCACGCCGCGCGGCGAAGCCAAGGTCGACGAAATCCAGAAAGTGCTGCGCAAGGTTCGCACGGAACTTTACAGAGGCATCTCCGTCGACGAACTGGCAATCACTTTCGACGTGCTGCGCAGGATCGAAGATACCGCACTCCGTTCGCTGGAGATGGCCGAGGCCATGGATGTGTGA
- a CDS encoding hypothetical protein (product_source=Hypo-rule applied; smart=SM01248), translated as MYLQPNGPTAEDTLQEILRILDHQVVVQAEFLLLHRLLRQRLVGDDSSRGKITPYGV; from the coding sequence ATGTACCTACAGCCAAACGGGCCAACCGCAGAAGACACTCTGCAAGAGATACTGCGCATTCTCGATCATCAGGTCGTAGTGCAAGCGGAATTCTTGCTGCTGCATCGCTTGCTGCGCCAGCGGCTCGTCGGTGACGATTCATCTCGGGGGAAGATCACCCCCTATGGGGTGTGA
- a CDS encoding hypothetical protein (product_source=Hypo-rule applied; superfamily=103473; transmembrane_helix_parts=Inside_1_11,TMhelix_12_34,Outside_35_43,TMhelix_44_66,Inside_67_70,TMhelix_71_88,Outside_89_102,TMhelix_103_132,Inside_133_142) encodes MTVQPLVPWVRWTRTGVIGIGLGWVPCLFLWHRFIEHSEVIRAGLIVALFAWSMIFPWLLLLSLLLPTHKLRIVGMPVVFLVWYLTATSPQPFGNLTPESAPWLALWLTTCVAVTLLVPQFTTIAAFVIFVAKDLRKRWMRR; translated from the coding sequence ATGACCGTTCAGCCTCTCGTGCCGTGGGTGAGATGGACACGGACGGGCGTTATCGGGATCGGCCTCGGCTGGGTGCCTTGCCTCTTCCTCTGGCATCGGTTCATTGAGCATAGCGAAGTCATACGGGCGGGACTCATCGTTGCGCTTTTTGCCTGGTCGATGATTTTCCCGTGGCTTTTGCTTCTCAGCCTGCTGTTGCCCACGCATAAGTTGCGCATCGTCGGCATGCCAGTGGTTTTTCTAGTGTGGTATTTGACTGCGACGTCGCCGCAGCCTTTCGGCAACCTGACGCCGGAGTCTGCGCCGTGGCTTGCGTTGTGGTTGACCACCTGCGTTGCCGTCACGCTTCTCGTTCCACAATTCACGACGATCGCTGCATTTGTCATCTTTGTCGCGAAGGACCTGAGAAAGAGATGGATGCGACGGTGA
- a CDS encoding CrcB protein (product_source=KO:K06199; cog=COG0239; ko=KO:K06199; pfam=PF02537; tigrfam=TIGR00494; transmembrane_helix_parts=Inside_1_2,TMhelix_3_25,Outside_26_34,TMhelix_35_57,Inside_58_68,TMhelix_69_91,Outside_92_100,TMhelix_101_123,Inside_124_126) — protein MNPLFILAVAAGGATGSVLRYLVSIGSGKLFGSDFPWGTLIINVTGSFLIGTLVGLFATKWDLPQAARIFLLIGVCGGYTTFSTFSLDAWYLVERGESFSAVAYMIASVVLSVGALVAALHIVRAF, from the coding sequence ATGAACCCCCTCTTCATTCTGGCCGTGGCCGCTGGCGGCGCGACCGGTTCGGTGCTGCGCTATCTGGTCAGCATCGGGTCCGGTAAACTGTTCGGCAGCGATTTCCCCTGGGGCACGCTGATCATCAACGTCACGGGCTCGTTCCTTATCGGCACTTTGGTCGGCCTGTTCGCCACCAAATGGGATCTGCCACAGGCGGCGCGCATCTTCCTCCTTATCGGCGTCTGCGGCGGCTACACCACGTTCTCCACCTTCTCGCTCGATGCCTGGTATCTGGTGGAGCGCGGCGAAAGCTTCTCCGCAGTGGCCTACATGATCGCCTCCGTGGTGCTCTCGGTCGGCGCGTTGGTTGCAGCCCTGCACATCGTCCGCGCATTCTAG